A window of Methylocaldum szegediense genomic DNA:
CGGTGCAGAGTGTGGGGGTGCCCTGTCTTGAGGCGGAACGGGAACTGATTCAGCGGCTGGCGGCGGATGTGCTGGCGACCCGCGAGGAGTTACGGAAGCTGGAACGGCGCGTGAAGGCTAAGGTTGAGCGGACGCCGGTTCTGCGGCGCATGGCGGCGGTGGTGGGGTCGACGACCAGTGCCGTGCTGCTGGCGACGCAAGGGTCGCCACTGGACTATCCGGAGCCCCGCAGTTACCAGAAGAGCCTCGGGCTCAACTTGAAGGAACGCTCCAGTGGTCAACACAAGGGCCAGCTGAAGATCACCAAGCGGGGGCCGTCGCTGGCGCGGCAGTACCTTTATTTTGCTGCACTTCGGTTGATGGACCGCGACCCGATGGTGCGCCACTGGTGTGAGCGGAAAGCCGGGCGTGACGGCGGGCGTAAGGGCAAGGCGGTAACGGCGGTCATGCGGAAATTGGCCAAGGCCTTGTGGTATGTGGCCCGCGGCGAGCGGTTTGAGACCCGTAAGCTGTTCACGGTCGAGACCTGGCCGATGGCCGCTTGAGGCGGGGGTAGGACCGATGCCCCGATGGGAGGACTGGGAGGAGCGAGCATGACCTAAGTTGTTCTGCGTTGATGGGCAAGGGTTAGGTGTCTTCCTGGGGGTGACCTTCCACCCACCCTGAGACCGGCCAGAGGTTCCAACGTAGTCCCGAGGCACCCCCCAGGATGACCCAGGGTTGCGATATCCCATGAAACTGATTTGATGCCGGTAGCCGGACATCCGATGTGAGAGGTTTGATGGACGCCCTGGCGTGGCATCCGGGAGACCCCGACCGGGCCCCTGTTAACCGATAACCGACAGCACGATGTCATTCTGCGCCTTTCAGGTTTTTGAAGGCGCCCCGGTTTCGTGCTGGCAAAGAGGATGCTCTAAAACCAGAAATTGGGGACTTGACTGGGCTATGAGAGGGTGGGTTAGGCAGGGATGCCGTAACCCACCGAGCGACCTCAAACCTGTCCTGAGCCCTTCGACTGAGCTCAGGACGGGTCTGTCGAAAGGCTAACCCATCCTACATTTGATGTTCACTCGAATGCCGAATGGAATAAGTCCCGAACTTGCTAAAATTCGGCGTTTAACATTTAAGAACGCTTCATGCGCCCGGAAACAGGAATTCGAAAATCTAGCATCCGACGTCGCAATCGTGCCGTCGCCGGAAGCGAAACGCGGCGTCCTTTACAGTTTTCCCACCTCTGGCAAGCTATCGGTTGGTTGATGGTCGCCGTCGTGGTATGGCTGAGCCTGACCCCGGAACCTCCTCATCCACCCACGCCCTGGCTCGCCTGGGACAAAGCGCAACACGCATTGGCTTACGGCTTGCTCATGTACTGGTTTCGGCAGGCCTTTCAACCACATTGGCGCTGGCCGCTGTTTCTCCTCCTGTTGGGCGTGACGCTTGAATACCTGCAGGGGCTCGGCGGCGTCCGCACATCCGACACAAACGACATGATCGCCAACGCCATTGGCGTAGTCCTCGGCCTGGCGCTCAGCTACACGCCGCTCGGACGGCTACTATCGAGAGTCGACGCGATCGTCGGAGCGAAGCGCCCTCGGTAAACGCATAAGCTCACCTGACCGCAAACCGGGATAAGCCCTTCGACTTCGCTCAGGACAGGCTCAGCGTTCCCGGCAAACGCCGGTCGACTCAAAGCGATTGCCCGTCGCACACAAATCCCGAGGCCGGAGGAATGGTCCGCGCGTGAATTGGCAGTCCTTGCTGACTCGCCCGGCGGACGGCGGAACATGGTTCGGGCAGGTTGCCGGAGCGTTTATTTGACGAACCGGGCTTGTTGCGGACCAACGCGCGCAAATCGACCGTAGGAACGTGCTGCTCGAAACGCTACGCTTAGCCCTCAACACCCGACCGAACGACAGCCTACTTCCGCCCCCCGTCGCCGGTGCGAGTGTCTGCCGGTGGTGCATCCATGCTTTTTTCGATTGCCCTAATGGCTTCCAGTTTCTCGCGGAGAATCTGCGCCTCATCCGTTACGGAATTCTCCTTCCCGCCTGGCTTAGGTTCCGAAACGCGGCCCTCGGTGGGCTTGCGATCCGGCTTTCTTTCCGCTGCCGCCGATTTTCTCGGCTGGCTTCCGGTATGTCTCAGCATTTCCATGTGAATCGCAATCAGATTCTGCACGCGGCCGTCCGGCATCCGCTCGGGCGCGATGCCGCCCACCGAAGCCAGAATTTTGGTGGCATCTCCGCAAGCTTCGGAAAGCGTTCGCGCAATCAGAAGATGGAGGCGCACGCCGACATTGGGATTTCTCTGGTAAGCCTTGAGCAGACGCCGGCATTCCTCGGCGCGCCGCGCCCTGCTCTTGTTGGCGAAGGCCGCGCCGAAGCCTAGCAATTCGTCGATGTCCGATCGCGAATAAGCATCGTCGGAAGGCGAGTAGTACGAAGCTCGATACCAATCGCCGGGGTAATCGGCACAGCCGGTCAGGAGCGCGAGCCCCACCAAAACACTACCGCTAACCAGCCTTTTCATTCAGGCAGCCTCGACCAGTGGAAATTGGACCCGAATGCGAGCGCCATGTTTGTCCTGCCGAGGCTCGAGAACTTCGATTTTTCCGCGCTGATTGGCGACACACTCGCTGGCGATAGCCAACCCCATTCCCGTGCCTTCGGTACCCAGGGCAAATGCAGCCTTGCCCCGGTAAAACGGTTCGAATACATGTTTGCTTTCCTCTTCGTCGATGCCGGGTCCGTCGTCTTCGACCTCCAGCTCCATGTTATCGCCCACGGAGCGGAGCATGATTCGAATCTCGCCGCCTTCGGGCGAATAGCTCACGGCATTGGAAATCAGGTGATCGAGCACGGTTCGTAACTGATCCCGATCACCCGCTACGGTGACCGGCTGGATGAGCTCCTTGACCACCAGAAACTTCGCCTGCAGGCGCGGCCGGTGATCCTCGATGACGGACGTTAACAGCTCCCGCATATCAACGCGCTCAGCGATGGTCTTGCCGGGCTCCTCGTGTAGCCGATTGTAGCGGGTCAGCTC
This region includes:
- a CDS encoding VanZ family protein yields the protein MRPETGIRKSSIRRRNRAVAGSETRRPLQFSHLWQAIGWLMVAVVVWLSLTPEPPHPPTPWLAWDKAQHALAYGLLMYWFRQAFQPHWRWPLFLLLLGVTLEYLQGLGGVRTSDTNDMIANAIGVVLGLALSYTPLGRLLSRVDAIVGAKRPR